The sequence below is a genomic window from Oreochromis aureus strain Israel breed Guangdong linkage group 12, ZZ_aureus, whole genome shotgun sequence.
ACCGCTGTAGCTTGCACCAAGTaccacttttttgtttttcttgaaacagaaaaacagcacaaaggTGAAACTGAAATCCAAGTAGAGTCAGAGTAGTGGTACCTTTCAATATCCTCTACCTTCAAGAGGTTTTGGGgtgaaaacaggtaaaaaagaaaaacttgcaTATGTATTTTTCCTGTGAGAATAACATTTTGCGAGGAGAGTATTTAAATGAATCATAAAAACTTAATTTGCTAAGTTTGGTAGCAGGCAGTTTACCGCAAATTGTGCTCAATTTAACACTGAAGAAAACATCTATTTTGACCTGATGGGGCTGTGTTAATTTCAAGTGTTCGTTTATTTTAAGCCATCTACCAATTAGTACGAATGAATGGCTCAAAGCTGTCAGCCCGTCCTAAAGCTCTTCACCCCAAACGTTTACAGCGGAGCCCCACATGTTTCTGGTCCTCAGTAATACTGGTGTTTTGATGAAACGGATCAGAATGTAACCGAATTTGAAGCGGAGCGTcgcagagaagaaaaaagtccCAGCAGAAGTTGCACCCCTACAAAAATCCATCTTCTGCTGGGTTTTAAAGGCAGCCAAATTACTTTTTCAGAAATGTTACCCACCTCCACCTCCGAGACCTCACACAACACTTTCCATCAGTTTCTAACAGAAGAGTACATCAACAACATATTTCTCCTTCAGCTGCCTCTCACTGAGCATTAATTTTTGCAATTCTGGCCTCACGCTAACAAGTTAATCTGGCCTCACCTATGAGGTTTACTCATAaagctttttcattttctcGGTGAAGCAAAACATGCCTCAGAATGTCCCTGTTAATGAGGAGACCACATAAATGTAGCTTACTCGTCCACCTATAATAAACTCTAAAAAAATGTTGGTTCTGTACAACAACAGagttaaacataaatatgtaaAGCAACCTAAAAGTCTACATCACAATTCTGGCTTTGGAATCTAATATAACCCTTTATAGCAGCCAAGCCAAAAAATGATACAATAACTTCTCGTATGGTGAATAACACAGTGATAGTACAGACATAAATACTTACACATAGTAACAAAACCATGCAAATGCGAGCAGAGGTGACCTGGAGGTGACAACTTCAAGCTATGAAGGAGAGAAAGATGAGTACAACCACCCCGCCCTCCCACGGGCACCAGCTGAAAGGAAGATCTTTTTGGTTTTTCCTGAAAAGTGAATATTTTCCTTcagtttttgtctcttttatGCCTCAGCTGGTGTTTGTATGCCTTGATAGTGGGTTTATGATCGCGTCCACCCTGCCGTCGGCCAACTGATAACTGAGCAGCGATGATAAATACGTTTAAAATACAACTTTTACTAGGATAACTCACGCGATCCATTTCTTCCCACTGACAGTCACATCGTCACCTGGAACAACAGGCGGTGCTCTCCTCCAGTGCAAAAGGGAAGTTGTATTCACTTGATATTTGTATCTGAGTGAGTGTATGACTGCAGGAACAGGAGAAGAGACCGTATTTTTGGCtgtatgtgggtttttttttttttacttctcttTATGACATGAGGTGTGTGCGATGAGGCCtgggaggaaaaagaaactATCTACAGGCGCAGGAATCTACTGTCATGTTGGGGTAGACTTTCAGCACCACATTCTTGTCCTCGTCAAAGAAAAGGATGCTGAGGGAAGACATCTTCTCGGGGACACAGCACGGCTCGGGGATGCCTGGGACCACGCCCACCGCCCGCACTATGCTCTGGATGGTGGCGTGGTTAGATGGCTTCAGAGCcttaaaaaagggagaaaaagaaatgtcattttaaaagtaaaagttaGACAGTTCTGAACTTTTGATGAGCCAACAGGACATGTTTCTAACAAGCTGGGTCTTGTTTTCCAGAGTCACAGAAACCCAGAGTGATAGCAaatattcacacatgcatttctttttccttctacCGAACATATTTGAAAGCGGAAAAAAGACATTCAAAACGTCGCCAAATTTATAACCAATTCAACGATATCAAAGTTTACTTGTTGCTGACGTTGTGCACATGTAGTTTTCTTATTTGCCATTTAAGATCATATATAATCTTATTTGTCAAGGACATAGCAATATTATTCAGTGCGACTAGCATGCAGCATTGGCCGAAGGGTCTGTGGGCCTGAATTTAAGTTCTACACGCCCAGCAGTTCACCTGCACAGCTGCTTCATTCTTAACAGGAACCAGTAAGCGATAGAAGTCTTCCCACACCActccacagaaaaaaaagtgcaccCTTTAATCATGGCTATTTAGAAGCTTCTAAAACTTTAACCTGACAAAAGAGACACAGCGTTTTCTGCACAGGCTGAGCAGAAAAGCTGCAGGAGAGGGAGGCGGTCGCCTTAAAAGCCCTAGGCTTTACTTCTGGGACTAATTACCTCCGACTACAAAGACTTGTGACTCCGACTTAATGAATTAAGTGGATGTAGCTCGTGCATTCCGGCCATGTTTAAAATACCTGCATGGTTATCTTATCACCGGTGCCACGAGCTAGACGGGAAGTTGATGTTTAACATCAGGCAGATGTTTTTTTGTGTCTCTCACTTATTTCTGTCTTCTGTGTAAAGGCCTAGCTTTATCCTCTCTAGATACTTCCTTCAAGATACTTCTTGGTTTGTTTTAGGTAATAAAGTTTTTATTGAATTTTGATGAGGAGGTCAACCAGCTGTTTATGAGGACACCGATTTTCTTACTAAGCATTTTAGATGACATCATCTGTAGCTTCACTAttactggagatttaatacagtAGGACTGCTTTGGGCTAAATCTAGATTTACATCTGATGTGCATCTTTAAAGACAAAGACTAAGATACAATCCGAAGATAAAAGCATGAAGAACTATCTGCACAACTACTGTAACTACTTTAACCCTGCTGTTGAAGATTAAAGCCAATGACATAAGGCTTGCCATTGTTGCCTGTTATATAAAACAGAAAGATAGCAGGAACCTCTGAGGTTGATTTTACCCATGTTAAGTTAATGCAAAGCAGTAAAGAGACATCTGAGCCATCTGAATGTAGCCTGTCCTATTTACATAATGTATACCAtactgccaaaaaaaaaaaaaaaaaaaaaaaaaaaaatgtgtttaaagacTTATGTCTGCAGTCTTTAGTGATGGAGCCAAACAATTTTTACAGGGGTCGCCAGGCCAAGACTATTACGCACACGGGTGGTACAGAAACTGATGGCTCTAACTTTCATTCTTATCATTTGCTTATGCAGGCATGACTGCCATTTAGGACTGCGTCATAAGGAATCATAAATAATCACCATGTAAAGaaatggtttttaaaaaaagttactGTAGAAAAAACAGGAGCTACTAGATGTAACTTTAGTTTATAAGTATGGGGATGACCACTTAATGGGCTTCACTACTGTCAGGTAGCCAGAGCAGAGGCCATTAAGGACGTTTGCAAGTACGTAGACGGTTAAATGTTCTTTCCTTTGCTAACCAGCACCACAAATTCTGCTTGGTTAGACAAGTTATTTGCTTTTCATTATAGCAACTAAATGGACATCATCCTTTCAGAACAAGAAGCTGTAAACAAACAAGGTAGGAAGTCATCATATGCTATGACTGGAGCCATTAGTAAATTCACTCTGAGACCTGCAAATGATAAAGTTGCAAAGATGGGCTGCTGGTGCTAGCATTGCTAATGTTAGCCACACACAGCACATGAATCTAGGGCAAAATATCACCCATATTTCTGCAGTATTTAAAATATGATGGCATTGCAGTGAGAGTTTGGTTTCTAGTGGCTCTTAAATATTAGGGACAAAATTTCCAGTTGTTTAAATGAGAGAAAAATAGCCCAGTTGACCATCACTTAGAAACATTCAAAACTGAGACAGTATAACGGATGAGGTTAAGCATTAACTATACATTTATTGTAGCTATGTTAAAGAGCCATTTGTTAATCCCAGTCTTTTCATAATGAAAATAGATTTTAAACTGTGTTGCTTAAAATCTGTAAACCGCACAGACAGGAAGTTCAGTTAATTAGCATCTGGCTAGCAGTGCAGCCTAGCATTGGCCGTTACTGAATGACACCCGGCTTCTGTTGCATGGTTACATGTCAGTTTACTCTGACACAAAATATACAACAactagttttttttatatatctatatactGCAGAACTATGTTGCTTTGCTAAGCTGCCACAATTTTCCATTACAGACAGAAATAAATGTGCTATCActattttttatacttttagACGCAGCAGTTTGTCTGATTTGTTTTCTCCAATTTAATCAACTAGCAGATTAGTCACCATCTTTAATGGCCATACTTTTTCCCTCGGGCCATCCTTTGGTTCTTTGCCCATGTAGAAGATATCAGAAGGTAAGTTCTGCTCCTGCGGATCACCTCTAAGTTGCCTAAACTACTTTCATAAAACTTTTATCTGCACTATTAATATCAAAGCAGAACAAAAActaaatttaacaaaaaaccATTGGTTTTTGGTTATTTATAGAATTCATAATCTTcagctgtgaaaaaacaaaaacaggtttcCACATGTATTATCTAGGGAGTATTGAATTAGTGCTACCATTTTAGGCTGTGATcaccttaaaaagaaaaattccaTCTTTAACCAACTCTCATAAgtgacacatttaaaatgatcaAGTCTACCAAAGATCAGTTTTCCATCTTCATATAGCTtattggtagaaatactataattgccACCGTACTGAGCTTTACCTTCTCTAACCCACTAGTTGTTGCTTTGGCACCTTTAGTACTGTCTAAAACCACTATAGTGTGGTACTACCGGGCTTTGAATCTCACCTTTGGCATGGGGAACTGGCAGGACCCTGAGCAATAGTAGGCATCAAACGACTTGGGCGATATAATCCATTCGCTCCATCCAATGTCGGCAAAGTCAACTTTCAGGTATCTCCGAGCGCAATTCCTGGGCTCGTTCCATTGCTTCTTTCGTGCCTTTTTAATTGTCTGCTCATCAAACTGTAGCAAGGGCATCTTATGCCGTTGATTCTTGCGTGTCTTTTTACGTGGCCGGCGTGCCTGTTTGTTTTCAAATGGTTCGTAGGGAGTTGTTTCATCCCAGCCGGTCGTCTCATATGGATACTCGGGACCAGGAAGTTCATTATTTTGCAAAGGTAGGAGAACATTCACTGAGCGCTTGTGTCTGGGCTGTGGCTGTCCTTCGGTGTCATTTTGCTCTTGTAGTCCCAGTTTATGGAAGCCGTGTGAAATGGAGCCCTCGCCTCTCACTGAGTGGGGCCTCTGGAGAGTGGCTACCACACTTTCAGGCTCTGAAATGGCAGAGTCATTGGCATAGACCAGGATGTAGGGTGAGCGGTCTGACAGGAGCTTCTTCCACGGCTGGGAACCTTGTGAAGCTACTTCAATCCCAATAAGCAGCTCGTCGTGGTGTTTGGCCTGGTTGACCACACGAGTTATGTCCTTCCACTGCCAAGATATGAAGTCCCTGTAGAGGGTGGACACATTGATCCGAAAATGTCCTAGAGTCCTCATCTTGTTATCCACAGATGCAAAACTCCAGATGACCATGTGGATGTGGCTGTGCCTCCTGGGACCATGGCGAGCGCAGCTTTTGGACCTGGAGCAGCCCTGGGTGCTGTTCTGAAGGTCTCCAATGTAATAATGAAGAGTAGCTGACAGGATGTCTTCTGATTTGGTGAGGGAGGTGAGGTTGAaaatctgcagctgtttcttGTTTATAGTACCTGCGCATATAATGAGTAATATCATGAACAGAGTGCAACACAGTTCACATCATTTCAAAACCTGACCATAGCCTTTCCTAAACTTTACTGctagtaataataattaatatgtttgtatttccattttttaagtCCAGCGTTTTCATCATTGGGCTTatgttgtgcattttatttgctcGGGTCATGAAATGGTTGTTCACCCTAATGCAATAGAATTTATTTTGGGATTTTAAAAAACGTATTAAAAAATCATTAattacaaaatatttttaaagatcAGCAGGACACAGGATAATTCACCCATGGAACAGTTGtaacaggcttttattttgaggatcgcttcaattaaaaaaaattgtcactGTAAAGAAAGACCAGGCCAGTACTTTAGAAGGTTTCTTTAACCTTTTAAACATATCATTGATTGCAACAACATAGCAGAAACTCCCACTTATCTTCACCGCTTTGGGATAAAAGCAGAAATTTTAAGCGAAAACCAAAAACTCCTGCATTGCCAAATTCTTCTGAGGATCAATCGTGAAATATGTTTGTGATTTGGGTGAACCTGCCCTTTAATGCTATACCATACAGCATCCGGGCGACAGGAGGCAGTGTAATCTAACAAAGTTTAACCCTAAGTGGCAGCTGGTCGCCCCATGGTCCGAGTGATAACACAGCGAAGTGTAAACACTTGAGGGTTTATTGGATTAAAGTTACTATAAATGaacctgaagaagaagaaaaaaacctccAGCTGAAAGCACATTAGCGTTCACTGCAGTGGAAACTCAAACTCTGCTACAGCTCAGGCAGTCTGTGCAGCTGCCAGATGCTGGCTCGAGAGAAAATTTATCAAGACTATCTGACAGTAAACTCTGAAGGTGTGAACAGTTGTGCGGCCAAACTATGTTAAATTGCATGCCACCATCTGATGCCAATCTTTTACTCTTACTGGCAAAAGGAATGCGTAACAGGTTGTTCACATTTCCATTACTGGATCAACAGGTGTATTTCTTTCTCAGCTCCGCACACATGAACGGCATCGGTCTTAACGAATTTTACATTATTCTCTATAAAATAAGACTTACTCAATACTATAGATGTTCTTTCTACTTTAAGTTTCATATCTATAGATGGAAAAATTGTGCCGATTTGCATTTTTACTATGCAGGTGATTTAAGCTGAGTGAGGCAAAATGGAaacatcacataacatcaaaaATGCATGCCGGTCACTGACTTCCATGCTGGTAGAAGTCGGTGTTCTTaatatacataaaacatttgATACATACCCCAATGCGCTTTGAAACTACGAACAGTGTTGCCGTCCTTGAAGGGAAATCCAGCGCTGTTGTACTTCGCGTAAAGCATCTGCATGTGCTCCGTCATCGTATCCTGTAAAAGCGCATCCCGGTCTTCTTTTGTCGCGTATTTTTTATCCACCGAAAGCGTAAAATCCACCTTTCGTCTCTCGGGGATATTGTCCGTTTTCAGCATCGCGCACAATCCAACGCACAAATAACTCCATCCGTAAAGCAGCACGATCACAAATCGAGAGTAGAGTGCCATGTTTGAGGCAAAGGAAACGTAGCAAACGAAAAAATAACAGCTGTGGAAAAACTAACACGTTTCCGAAAGTGGCCCCTATCTCCAGAAACACATACCATCACCTGAGTCCTCTGCAAGAAAATGACACCATCACCTTTGACACCGGTCACAACAAGAGAGGAAGATGCGTTATCCAAGTTGTCTCTAGTTTTGATAAGTTGCAGGTCTAAATGTGTTTGAGTCAGTAAATTAAGTCAGTAAAAAATgcaaatagtaataataataataataatgataatgataatagtaAAAAATGTTCCGGCGCGCAGGATGAGGTGTGAGAAAGCAGAAGCAGAAAAACTGCGCCTCTCAGACTCTAAGCTGATTTCAGGTCCAGCAGTCAACCGTCCCTCAGTCTCAGCTTTCATTGAAGGTAAAGCATGTTGTGCTTGGTATTATAGGGCTTGTGGGACCAGCTGGGTAttcctctctcctttctctcacacacacactgcgcgcacacacgtacacatgCTCACcctcagagggagagagagagagagagagagtttccTGTTCAAAATACTTCTACGCACATTCAGCCTGGGGACAAATTATCTCGAATTATCTCGTTATCAAGAGCcgaagggggggggggttgtcgGTTGACTCGAGACGGAGAGCGTGAAAATATTTTACTAAACGACATTCCAGAGGTTTATTGAACTGA
It includes:
- the bmp3 gene encoding bone morphogenetic protein 3; amino-acid sequence: MALYSRFVIVLLYGWSYLCVGLCAMLKTDNIPERRKVDFTLSVDKKYATKEDRDALLQDTMTEHMQMLYAKYNSAGFPFKDGNTVRSFKAHWGTINKKQLQIFNLTSLTKSEDILSATLHYYIGDLQNSTQGCSRSKSCARHGPRRHSHIHMVIWSFASVDNKMRTLGHFRINVSTLYRDFISWQWKDITRVVNQAKHHDELLIGIEVASQGSQPWKKLLSDRSPYILVYANDSAISEPESVVATLQRPHSVRGEGSISHGFHKLGLQEQNDTEGQPQPRHKRSVNVLLPLQNNELPGPEYPYETTGWDETTPYEPFENKQARRPRKKTRKNQRHKMPLLQFDEQTIKKARKKQWNEPRNCARRYLKVDFADIGWSEWIISPKSFDAYYCSGSCQFPMPKALKPSNHATIQSIVRAVGVVPGIPEPCCVPEKMSSLSILFFDEDKNVVLKVYPNMTVDSCACR